The following DNA comes from Rosa rugosa chromosome 5, drRosRugo1.1, whole genome shotgun sequence.
AATTCATTCTCAGCTTCAAGTATGTCTTCTGTCTTTCAAACTTGTTCTGGCATGCCTTAAGctaatgtgtttatatatatgtgattgtCTTTAGTTGAGTAATCCTTCAGTTTAAGACTACATATAGGAATGTTAGTCAGTCATTTATCCTGGTTGCTGAAGCTAGGGCGTTGAAAGATGTACTTGATTTGTGCTGctcgaggaaaaaaaaaaacaaatggaaGGTGACTTTAAACTTGTTGTCGACTGCTTTAACAAACAAAAGTGCGGTTCTTCTTGGCATTTAAAATCAATCATTCAAGACATCAAGTACATTGCTATGAAGTTTATCTCCTTCCATCATGTATCCTTTGTGAAGCAAAGTTCACTACATATGCGACTACTTCAAATTGGCCACCgaatttcttttcttcattgcaAACGTGGACTAATGGGTTTTCTCTCAATACCCTCAATGCTTTTGACCATGATTTCTTCGACTTAGTTTGTCTAAAAGACTTTTTACTGTAATCtgttatttttcattcttttgttttttcctccataataaaaaataaataaataaataaaataaaaactctcTATAGCCCTATAGGCGTAGACCAGCTTGAAATCAAGGTAAGCAAATCTCTATTAATGCATACAGTATGTATACTTCTCtattaaaatatatttaatttatatatcaACACGTTAATATACTAATAGAACGACATGGAGGCCCAACTCTGTTTGGGTACTAAATAGGTGTTGGGTGGCCAAAACAAATAGGGGTCTCTTATGGATTGTGCCTCTTTCATGGGACAAACTATTGGATTCAAATTCTATggggtttcgtatttgggatccaggaggatGGACCCAACCAAACCTCCTAGCCATGGGGTGGAAGGCAAGGAGAAACTTTAGTTTTTTGTTGAACTATACCTATTTACTGTGTCCTAGTTTTGTCATAGTTATAGGTTTGTTTTTAAttagtgagcactggttgtctaatgggtggtgctagcatatcacgtcctaaacttgccctTGAGATTGGCAATGGAATGTATGTATCcgtgtcattctggcttgagatgaatgaatgattatttggttcaaaaaaaaaaatagaacgacataaattaaaatgaaacaaaacaaactatgaGTGGTATGCTGTTGTGTTCATCTGATCAGTAACTGATCATGAAAACTATGCTGAATCGTCATTCAATGTAAATCTAACGGTGGAAAATAATACAATTTAACTAAACTATAATTATTCCACGTTTGTTGAGCAATatttttttgggattttgaccatttaccctaattctagggatttttttccacttatcccattaagtttttttaattccccctttaCCCatgaagactctaataaggtcttccctaataacCATTTTTTTTAAGACttttttaccctcaccccttttgttacatatatatatatatatatatatatatatatatatatagagagagagagagagagagagagagagagagagagagagagagagagagagagagagagagagagagagagagagagagagagagagagagagagagagagagaaaccataggtgACTTCGTCGGATTCCTGTTACCGGTGGCCACCCACCGGACTTCTCTAAAAACCTTGtcagaggtcgtcggagatctcataggttgtcagaaaggtttattgcccccaatagcaCTCTCGGTCtacggaatgggaactaatctccctaaatttagataaataaactttgattaaagaaaaaaaaaacgaggagattacatcaattcaaaatgtctattgccccccaatagaactttcagtcgccggaatgagaactaatctcctaaatttagacaaataaaacttcgattaaagaaaaaaaaaacaaggagactacatcaattcaaaaggtctattgccccccaatagacatttaacatacctctattgccccaatagaacttttttttttttttcatttttctttcattctggGCCTTCTGCCAATTTtacccaaaagaagaagaagaagcaaacgaaagaaggaaattgatttgggcacccagagaaaagctctgggcaccaaatcaTCGTTCTCCTGCAGTCACTTCTCGAATCAGTTGCATACACCCATCGAAATCTATGTCATTGCTTAGCACAAAAGCCCTATTTGCAATGGGCTAGACCAACTGTGCCATCAAGATCTTATTTGTCGGCAGAAATTGCAATGGAGGGGATCCCCGCGGAAGCGCAGTAGGCGGCGGAGGTGTCGCCGGTGGAGGCGCATCCGACGCCTACTACTGGGAGGTTCATTTTGCGGAGTCGATTGACCTGGCTGATAAGAACGGTCATGCCTAGGTCCTTGAAGAAGCGGGTGTGACTGATCCCACAGTGCTTGACCCAGAACTCGTTCATGCCGAGGACCTTTTTGCCGTAGCGCTCAGCCCAGAAGGTTGGAGTTGCCTTTGAAGGCAAAGACGATGTGGTCGCTATCGATCTCAGGGAAGACCCATTCTTTTTTGGACCAGACGCCGGCCGAAGGTGGAgattgaaagagagagagagaaagagaaagagagagatgacaTATGGggatattttattaatttagttGAAGGTAAGATTGTCTTTTTATGTTAAATTAGGTAAcagagaataaaaatctgttgctatgataagtgggataattttgacTCATTTTCGTGCTTTGAGTCAAGAATTGATCGGGTGGTGAACATTATTGCTGGCAAAGACCGTCAACGGGTGACAGCTCAGAAAATGGCCAAGGCGAAATGACGGAACGGCCCACACATGCTTGTGGTCGTAAACAGAAAGCGAACGCCATCACAGGAACCGACAAAACCAACCGATTACTGAGCGTGAGATGACGCTGGGAGATGccacgacgacgacgacgacgcaGCAGCAAGCCTACGGCGAGCCATGGTACTGGGACAACCGCTACGCCAACGAATCCGGGGCGTTCGATTGGTACCAGAAGTACCAATCTCTAGCTCCCATTATCAATCTCTACGTCCCCCGCCACAACCACCTCCGCCACCGCATCCTCGTCGTCGGCTGCGGCAACTCAGGTACGCCCCCGCTCACCCGATCCCACCTCCCCACCAGATCATATCATCTCTTTCAATGAAGATTAATGCTTGTTGTTTTTGTGGTTGGTGTAGCATTTAGCGAAGGAATGGCGGACGATGGGTACGAGGAGGTGGTTAGTATCGACATTTCATCTGTGGTCATCCAAGCTATGCAGGAGAAGCACTCCAATCGTCAAGACCTTAAATGTGGGTACTTTGTTGTTGAAAAAAGCTTGATGTCTTTGGTTGGATTCTatgtttgttgattttaatGCGGGGTTGTTTGGTTTGTTGTTGTTAGATTTGGAAATGGATGTGAGAGATATGAATGCTTTCCAAACCGCTTCCTTTGATGCTGTTGTTGACAAAGGTACTTCCTTGTTGTCTTGTCTCGCCTAGCTCTTACATTAATAACCCATTTATTTAAGTTACTGTAgtagagaaagaagaaggttAGGACTTAGGATCTAGCTTCTTTGAATTGAGTTACTAATATTGGCTAAAGCTACTAAGTTAGCTTTGTTGAATCTACAAATGCCCAATATGCTCGATAAGAATTCCAAGATCTCATATAGTTAGTTGTTCAGAGAGCTACAAAATAGTGACACAATCCACAACTAATTTGTAGTTTTtgcaaaagaaatgaaaaaaaggaaTAGCCCAAAAGTCTCTCCAGTGATAAAGAGTCGAGTAACTTTGTTAGAGATGTATAATGGGTGTTCCGATGAAAGTAAATATGAAGTTATGAACTACACTGGTTATTACCTGAAATTGGAGGTTGTAATTTGGAGGGTGTACTCTTATTATACGTACAATTTTCTAATTTTGATTGCATGCATTCTTGAAACTTGTTTTTTGTTAAATAAAAACTGATTCTGTTtcatattttgatatttttttcagGAACTCTAGACTCTCTTCTGGTAAGTTATGCTAATCTATGTAGTGCATTACTGTTTCTATCATTTTTGGCAAGGCTGTTTTTAATATGCAAAGTTTT
Coding sequences within:
- the LOC133709557 gene encoding uncharacterized protein LOC133709557; protein product: MTLGDATTTTTTQQQAYGEPWYWDNRYANESGAFDWYQKYQSLAPIINLYVPRHNHLRHRILVVGCGNSAFSEGMADDGYEEVVSIDISSVVIQAMQEKHSNRQDLKYLEMDVRDMNAFQTASFDAVVDKGTLDSLLCGSNSQQNAARMLSEVWRVLKDKGVYILVTYGAPLYRLRLLKESSSWVIKLHVIDKLVSDDKSEHPIWELTNPVPLNDDGSSAEELLGNNPDVHFIYICTKDNSSKPGLKREVSVD